The Blastocatellia bacterium DNA segment ACATCCAAGAAGCTAATTCTTTATCTTGTCCAATCATTTGTAGGCTGTCTTTAATTAATTTATAAGCTAATAAAACTGCAAAAATATGGAGTATTACCGAAGTTAAATGCCATGCAAATGGGTTTAATTCTCCATATTGATAATTAAATATATAAATTAAGCCAAAAATAGGGCGATAATAAGATGAGTGAGTTTTAATATCTGATTCAAAATGTTGTTTAAAAAATCCCCAAATATCTCTATCAAAAAGACGTATTAAATTTTCTTTACTTAAATCTGATAGAGCTTTACTTGCTTCAACAATTTGATAATTATCGTCATAAACAAAGTCATAACCTAATGTATTAGCAAAACAAACTATTATTAACAAAATAGGAAAAAAAAGCTTTAATTTATTATATTTGTTTGCTATATCAGTAAAAGTCATAAACTGTTGACTTATTTAAAATTGCGCTTTTGAAAAATAGTTATTGTTGCTAATAATAGTATTGCCGTATAAATAATAGTGTATGTAGTTACTGCTAATAAATCTTTTATAGGTATTTTACCACCATGAGAAACAAAAGATATGTAGTTAAAATTACTAAAGTTAGGCAATATATAGTAGAAAAACAGTGCAATATACTTAGCTGTAACAGAAGGGATTGTTTCAGCAAAAAGCTTTAAGTCTTGGTTTAAAGATCCAATTAAATATAAAATAATAGAGAAAATAATTGCTAAAGTTGGAGATGAAAAAGAAGAGAACAATAAACTAATAGCAACTATTAAAAGTAATTCTAAATATATTAAATAACCTGCTGGAATAATAGTCCACGCTATTAGTATACCATTATCATTTATATAATTTAGCAAAGTAAAAGACAGTAAAATACCTGTAAGCATTATTGTACAGTTAAGTAGTAGAGTTAGGCTAAGGCCCAAAAATTTTCCTAAAATAAACTCACTACGACCAATTGGTTTAGCTAACATTGCATAAATAGTTCGTTTATCAATTTCTTTATAAACTAGCCCAGTACCAATAAATATAGAAATTAAACCACCAAAAAACAACATTACACTTAAACCCATACGCGGAATAATAAGGTTTTCTTGGTTTAAGGATAATTCACCAATTAATAAAGAACTAATTACTAATAATACCGCAAAAATTAGTAAATTATATAAAACTTTATCACGAACAGATTCTCGAAATGTGTTTTGTGCTATTACTAGTATTGTACTCATTAAAAGTAAACCCCCTAGCAAAATAATTTAAGATTGTGATAGCTTGAAAAACTATTAATTTAATAGGCTTAATTGGATGAAATTATGGATATGTTTTCAACTACTTTGAAATCAAAATTTAACTTAAAACGATAAGTTAAGCAAGATTTAAGCTCTTGCTTAACTTTGTATACTAAAGCTTTATTGCAAATATTGTTGGTATAAGGCCAAGACTCTTTGCCAAGCATCTTGGGATACAGTTTGGTTATAAACAGGGCGAGTATCATTAAAAAATCCATGATCTACATTTGGATAAATATGTATATCTGCCATCTTACCTAAATTCTTTAAATTTTCTGCTAATTTATTTACAGCTTCAACAGGAACAAAAGCATCTTGTTCAGCATATAAACCTAATACAGCAGCTTTAATATTTGGTAGGTCTGGTTCAAAGTTTGGGTGAATACCATAAAAAACTACACAAGCACTTACATTTTCATTTTTTGATGCAGCATAAAGAGATAATTGTCCACCCATACAAAAGCCTACTGTACCAATTTTTTTAGGTGTTACTGCTGAATGATTAAGTAAAAAATCTATTGCTGCACTAAGCTCTTTAGTTGCTTCATCAATTTTTAGGCTCATCATTAGCTTACCTGCTTGGTCTGGCGATGTAGTAGATTCGCCATGATATAAATCTGGTGCTAGAGCTACATAGCCAGCAGCAGCAAATCTATCTGCAACATCTTTAATATGAGGTACTAACCCCCACCATTCTTGTAGTACGACAACCGCAGGGCCTGGCCGCTTTCAGGTACTGCTAAATAACCTGTTGTTGATGAACCATTATAAGGAATTTGTACCATTTCTCCCATAAAATCTGCTCCTTTGTCAGGAATTAATGTCTAAACTTGTTAATTAGAAAAATGTTATAGTAGCAAAGTTGATTCTAATAAGCCATCTGCTTATTACTACTAGCTATAAATCAAATTATTAAAAGTAAATTTTTGATAATGTTGCACTAAGGAGCAAAACTTGGAGACAACAAATTTTTTCCCTATGGTAAAACGTAAGGTTTCAGATGAAATATTTTTAATGCTACAAGAAAAAATATTTTTAGGTGTATTAAAAGCAGGGGAAAAATTACCTCCAGAACGTGAACTCTCTCGTCAGCTTGGTGTGACTCGTGTGCCTTTAAGAGAAGCATTAAAACGCCTTCAAGCTATGAAATTAGTAGAAGTTGACATGGAGATGGAATTTATATTTTAGATTATCAAAGCAATGGTAGTTTTGAGTTTTTGATGTCTGTAATTCAATCAGGACTTCCACTAGAAAAAAAGCTAGTCCAATCTGTGTTAGAGTTTCGCTTAATTGTTGTGCCAGAATTATTTCGTTTAGCAGCCAAAAATGCTACTGAAGAGAGTATAAAAAAACTAGAAGTTATTGTTGAACAAGAAAAACTTTCCTGTAATGACCGGGATAAATTAATGGAACTAGATTTTGAGTTTCATACAGAAGTTGCTCGTGCTAGTGGAAATGTATTTGCACAACTTTTATATAACTCACTACGTCCAGTTTATTTAACATTATCAAAAAAATTTTTTCAAACTATCCCAGACCTTAAACAAGTTCCAATACAAGCTGAATCTGTTGTTGCTTCACTTAAGAACCGTGATGCGGATAAACTAGCTAGAGATACTCGTTATTTTTTAGAATTAGTTAATGATTTTATGCTTGCTAATTTATAGGTAAGGGATTAATAGAATAATTAATTTAGGTTGTTGGCTTTTTCTTCTAGATAGTTTCTTAAACATTTAATTAAGGAAGAAATCTGCAAACTATCTTGTTGTATTGCAGCTACTTCAATTCTTTTCCCTAAAATACTAATAAACGGAAAACCAAAAGTTGCCCCATGTCCATAAAGTTTATCACCTAAATCTATTAGAATAGCAAAATCCCCTTCAGATAAAGCTTTTTCTAATAAAACTAGATTTTCTTTTTCTGAGGATAAATACCATGGTATCAACTCTTTTAGTAAATCTTCTTTATCTTCATCAGGCATTGTTTTTGCTAGTAAATCTTGCAACGCTATTTTCCTAGTGTATTTATTTTGGATGAACAATTGTCTGCTGTGGGTTGGATTGTAGAGTAGCAAATAGGGATAGTCAAACAAATTTTATTATGTATTATATTAAAAAATATTTGTTAATTGCTTATAAATAATTAAGTTAGTTTAATATGTAGTGTATAAATTTTAACCACTACACTATATATAGTAAGTTTGAGTTAAAATTTTATTTATCTACTGCATTAACAATATTTAAGGTAAAAATATTAGATAGTTGACAAATTAATGATAATTACTTAAATAAAAAGAAAAATGGCATTGCAAAATAACTAATTTTGCAATGCCAAAAAAGATTGAGTTTAAGATTTATTTTTTTAATATTTTGGAAAAGATTGAGCCAACATCAGCATTCCAAATAGAACTATCTTTTTTCAATTTTTCTTTTGCAACTGCATTTTGAGGGTCAATACTTAGTACACTTTTATACATTTGCTCTGCTTTTGATGACATGTTGCTTTGCTCATAAATGCTAGCTAATTGAAGTCTTGGCTCAATAGCACTAGACTCTAATTCACAGCACCTAATTAATAATCCTTCAGCTTCTTTACGTGCGCCAGAACGCTTAACCAAAATCAATGAAAGTGCTAATAAATATTTAGCTGTATCTGGAGATAAATCAATAGATTGACGAAAAGCTATTTCTGCTTTACGTAAATCTCCGGTACGTAGCAGTTGTTTACCTTGAATAAATAATTGTTCTGCTTGTTCATTTTCTTGTGAATCTTTAGCACCTGTAGAAGAACGGATTTTAATACCTGCTAAAGCTTCTAATTTAGCTGTGTTTATTTTATTAGACTTGGCTGGCTGTGGTTGGTCTAACCTACATGTTTGATATTGTTGGGTTGGTTGAGCTTGTACTACAGCTTGAGCTTGCACTACAGGCTGAGCTTGTACTACAGGTTGAGCTTGGGCCTGGGCTGTTTGCAAACTGCTATAAGTTTGATCTAATGGTGAAAGCTTGCGATAAGCTCCAGATGCCCTTGGTAAAGATGCTGTTGGCGCACTAACAGGTACAGCTTTGATTGGATTTCCACTAGCATTAGCAAGCTTTACAGAGGTACGAATATCTATAGTTTCTTCTAATGGGTCTAAAACACCTGTTGCTAGAAGCACATATAGGATTCTAAGTACATCCATTTCTGGTAAACCACTACTAGAAACTAGATGAGAAACTGTTTTTGCTGTATCAATTAGAGACAAAATATAGCCTTCTTGAGGTGTAAGGCTTAATCGTTTAGTCCGATTAAAAAGGTCTGTAACAGGTAAAACATATTGTGTTAAATCTCCTATAACACTACAAATATAGTTTTCATCCTGTAAATTACGTATACCATTAGCTAAAATATCTAACGCACGTATTTGAATCTTAAATTCATGGTCTGCTGTTTTACTGCTATCAAAAGTATATTCCCCCACTTCCCAGTTAAAACAAGTTATTTCCATACTAGAAATTAAATCATACTCAGCTTTTACTAATTTTTCATGGTTAACTAAATTATAGGCTTGTAATAAAAAAGTTAATGGTTGAGTTCGATTAACATGTTGTTTTATGGATTCTAAATGTTCGCTTGCAAGTTCTCCAGTGTTAACTAAATGCTGTCCCAATTCTTCATCTGGCAAATTGCTAATACCAAAAACTAAACAACCTGACTCAAAAAATAAAGCTTTAAGAATTCTGTTTTGACGCAAACGTAATATACCACTCATTTCTGCTTCATCTATATCACGTAAAAAATCAATATAAAATTTACGATCAAATTGTCCTAACATTATTATTTATACCTCTCAATAAGTATTTAATTGTTATATCTAACTTACTCTTTAAGCTTAAGTTAAAGAGTTGTTAATTTTTCAAGAAACTATTTTCCCCTATCAATTTAATATATATTTTCCCCATAATATTTATCTTAATCTTTTGCTTTATATTTTTAGGATAAAATGTTTTAGATTTAAGTAAATTTGATAGGATATTTTAAACTCAAATATAGCTACAAATATAAACTTTATTTTCAAATAATAACAAGATAAAGTTTACTAAAAAATAGGTAAATTTATTATTATCAGCAATAATAGTTTTTTAATATATAAATTTATTATTTTATCGGTACTTTGTTTTTTTAAGGAGCAATACTTATGCAAAAAGTTCGTAAAGCCATTTTTCCTGCTGCTGGATTAGGTACTAGGTTTTTACCTGCTACTAAAGTTATTCCTAAAGAAATGCTAACTTTAGTTGATAAACCCTTGATTCAATATGGCGTTGAAGAGGCTATTAGCAGTGGAATTGAAAATATTGTTATTATAACTGGACGTGGCAAATATGCTTTAGAAGATCACTTTGATACTAGTTTTGAATTAGAACAAACTCTATTAGAACGTGGTAAAGAAGCAAATTTGGCGGAATTAAATAAACTTACTAGTTTGGCGGAATTTTCCTATGTAAGACAAAGAAAAGCTTTAGGATTAGGACATGCTGTATTAATGGGTAAAAATTTAATTGGCAATGAGCCTTTTGCCGTAATATTGCCAGATGATATTGTAGATTCTCAAGAACCTTGCTTAAAACAAATGATGGAAGTTTATGAAAAGTATCAAGCTCCTGTAATTGCAGTTACAGAAATAGAAGGGCCAAACATTTCCCGATTTGGCGTAATTGCACATGAAAAAATAACAGATCAAATCTATAAAATTACTGACATGGTAGAAAAACCACCTTTGAACAAGCACCTTCAAAACTTGCTATTATTGGTCGCTATATTTTAACTCCTGATTTGTTCCCAGTTTTAGAACAAACAGGTAAAGGAACTGGTGGGGAAATACAACTTACAGACGCTATGAGAAAGTTACTTGAAAAACGTCCATTTTATGCTTGTAAATTTAATGGTAAAAGACACGACGGAGGCGATAAATTAGGCTTTTTAATAGCCACAATAGAATTTGCTCTAAAACGCAAAGAATTTGCTAATGATCTAAAAGAATATCTAAGAACTTTAAGTCTTTAACCTAGCAAAAAAGCAGGCTCAAAATTTAGGCTTTGTAGCCTGCTAATAACTATAGTTTTTGTCTTGTTAAACTTCCTGACCCTCGTCGGCTATTTCGTAGAGCATTGGCTGCTGATTTGTCCTCAGTTTCATCTAGTGACATTGCTACTTCAGGGAATTTTTCCATTATGTTTATTGCTGCATCAAAAATCGCAGGTTGATTAATTCTGTAATATCTTAAAAGTAAAGCAATATCGCTTGCTGAGGCTGATTCAGCACGTCCAGAATGAACTCCTAACAAAAGCAAATGATTAGTAACATTAGCTCCTGCTGCTCGCATTCCTGCTAAAAGCTCATGAATGAAATTAGCTCTTAGATCTTCTGCTAAAGCCATGATAGAGTTATAAAACTTTTCGCATAAATTATTAATGCTTATTTTCATTAATATAACTTTAAGACGAGAAGGCTGTTCTACTACTTTAGCCGTCTCATCATTCCACTCTCTTAGAGCATATTTTCTTGGCCCAACTTGGATAAATAAAGATTTTTTACCATTGCGTTGTATATCGGTATAAAGTCGTCCTGCTAGAGAGGCATCAGGTGTGAGCCCTCCAACAATTAAAAGTCCGTTAGTTGTTGCGGCTGCAATGATTTCTTTGGCTGTCATTGGGCGGCGTTCTTTTCTTAAAATTTCAAGGGCTGCTTCTCTATAACTCATCACGGCTTTTTTCTCCTCTTTTACTACGAATTGGCTAGAGGGTATATTAAGCCTATAGCTATGTCAAGTAGCTTCTGAACTATTGGTTGTATCTTATTGATTATAAAGGATTTTATTGTAGTAAATATTTAATTCTTACGAAAAAGTACTAGGCGATCAATTAAACCACTACTAAATGTGGTCTGTTTTTTTATTACTCATTCTATAGGGGATTACAGTTTTTTATTGAGTAAGTAAGCTACTTGATAAGTGGACATACTACTAAATGTTGTCTTGTGCTTACTTACTCATTCTATTGTGGGTCAATTTAGATTAAATGTATTAGCATTCCAGATCTTAATTTTGGCTCAAACCAAGTTGACTTAGGAGGCATAATTTCATTAGCATCAGCAATATTCATTAAGTCATCTAAAGTAGTTGGATAAAGAGAAAATGCTACTTGAACTTTACCTGAATCAACTAGTTTTTCTAGTTCTTCAGTTCCTCTAATACCACCTACAAAGTCAATTCGTTTATCTGTACGTGGATCTTGAATATTTAGTATTGGAGCTAAAAGATTGTTTTGTAAGATACTTACATCTAAAGAATCAATTACATTTTGGCTACTTGTTTTTTCTTTTGGACTTAACCCATACCATTTTTTATTTAGGTACATGCTAAATTCACCTTTATTAACGGGGCTAGCAGGGGCGTTTTCTGTAACTACAAAATCTTTTTCTATAGCAGCTACAAAATCAGTTTCGCTATGATTATTTAAGTCTTTTACTACGCGATTATAAGGCAGTATACGTAACTGATCTGACGGAAACATTACAGCAAGAAAATAGTTGTATTCTTCTGTCCCAGTGTGGTTAGGATTTTCTGCTTTTAATGACGCTCTAGCGCGGCTAGCACTAGCAGCGCGATGATGTCCATCTGCAATATACGACAGTGGGACAGCTTCAAAAGCTTTAGCTAATTTTTCTGTATCACTAACTTTCCAAATTGTATGACTTATTGAATCTGAAGCCACAAAATCAAAGTATGGCTTAGTAGCTATTACTTCTTCAACTATTTGATTTATTTCTATTTGTCCACGATAGGTAAGAAAAACCGGCCCTGTTTGCGCTCTTAAGGTTATTATATGGCGAGTGCGATCATCTTCTTTATCTTTACGGGTTTTTTCATGCTTTTTAATTATATCGTTGTCATATTCGTCAACTGGGCAGCAGCCAACTACGCCTATTTGAGTATGTTCGCCCATTTTTAAGCGGTAAACATAAAGCATTGGGCTTTCTTCTAGTGTTAAAGGAACTTCTTGTTGTAAACGCTGAAAATTTTCTAACCCTTTTTGATAAACTTCATCACTATAAAGATCTGTGTCAACAGGTAAGTCTATTTCTGGACGAGAAACATGCAATAAACTCCAAGGATTTCCAGCAGCTAAAAGACGTGCTTCTTCACTATTGACTACATCATAAGGAACGGCTGCAACTTCTATCACCCGTTCTGTAGTAGGTTGTAAAGCTTGAAATGGACGCACCATTACCATAGATTTTTCTCCTAATTTATTTGTATTTTTTATTTTTTGGGGATTTCGAGCATTTTATGAGAAGCTTTAGCAAAAAGCTATTCTTTACGGCGTTCTTTTAGTAACTCAACAATATCGCCTAAATGACGCTCAATAGATTGTAGTGTAGCAAGCTGATTATTTGAAATATCAGTATTGGTTGTTTCTGGTAATTGAATGGCATTTCGAGATTTTAATTTTAAGGTATCACGAGCTTCAAGGATTTTATTACGAAATTCATGAGCATTAATAATACCTGTAAGATCCATATTAGCTTGACCAGCACTATTACCAGCAGTTTCAAATTTAAGAATACTTAAATGGAAATGTCTAAGAAGTGGCCCTTCAATAAAGGTTACATCTTGAATATTTTCTAATGGAATAGTTTTTTCTACTTGAAATAAAATGCCTTTTCGATAACGAAGGGTTTTATTACCTAATTGGCATTCTAATCTATCAAAATAATGACGCGCCCACCATTGACCAAGACCTAAAAACCAAATTAAAGCAAATGGTAGCCCAACAATAGTACTTGCAATAGCAAACCCAATGGTTATAACTAAATAGGGACGAATTAAAGGGTTAAACTTAGCTTGAACAGGTTGAGATTCTAATTTATTGCTTTCGGGTAAAATTTCTAGGTTATTCATAATTAATAATCAAATTTGGTAAAAGAGTTTTTAGAGTTTAGGAGGCTTAAAGCCACCTGTAAGATTTTCCATTAGTCCAGCTATTTCCAATAATCGCCAATCTTGCCAACGTCTAGCATGGATTTGCACACCAATTGGTAGCCCTAAAGGTGAAACCCCAATAGGAATTACTGCTATTGGATTAGCTAAAACTGTTGTTGGGCAATTAAATGGGGCAAAAAAATCTGTGTAAGGTATTTGCCTAGAATCTACAGGTATTTGGCTACCTGTTTTACAGTGCTTAAACGCGCTACTTGTTCCAACAGGCGTTAACCACACATCATAAGTCGTAAAAAATTCGTCTGCCGTTTGAATAAATTTATCTCTAGCTTGTAAAGCATACATTAATTTACGGTTAGAGCTATTTATTCCTTTAATTAAACTTTTAAGAAATCTAGTATTAGGGAATTTATAACGAAGCCATAATTTAGGTAAAAACTTTAGTGCTGTTATAGGAAGTGATGCAAGAATATCTGATGCTCCGCAAATTATTCCCCAAACTTCTTGAATTTGTTCTAAATCAAAGTCTTTTGGTTGTGCTTCTTCTACTTTACAACCTTCTTTTGTTAGTAGATCAAGAAACTGCTGAAATAATTTTTTAGTTTCTTGACAAACTGTACCTAATTTTAGATTGTAAGCCACTTTTAGCCCTTTTAGTGTTGTTATAGAAGGCTGATTTTTTAGCTCTACAGGAGGGACTAACCAGTTATTAGTATCTTTGTCCCAAACTATACTTATAGCAAGCTTTAAGTCTTCTATATTTCGGGTCATGGGGCCACAAGTCACCATACTGCGACCAACTTTAGGTTGGTCAGGGAAAAGCAAATGTCCAAAGTCTGATAAAGCATGCTCGGTTGGTCTAATAGTTGTAATTCCACAGCAATGAGCAGGAACACGAAGAGAGCCGCCAATGTCGCTTCCTAAACATATTGGAGTAAACCCAGATGCTAATGCTGCGGCTGAACCTCCAGAACTGCCGCCAACAATATGATCTAAGTGATAAGGGTTTGAAGTTCGACCAAATAAAGCACTGTTTGATTGCCAATCAAAAGCAAAATCAGGAGCATTTGTCTTACCCATAAGAATAGCTCCAGCTTGTTTTAACTTAGCAACTAGGGTGGCATCCTCCTTTGGCACATAGTTTTTATATAAAGGATTACTAAAACAAGTTTTTAGGTTAGCTGTAATAAAAGTGTCTTTAGCTGTAAAAGGGACTCCATGAAGTGGGCCCCAAACTTTACCTTTAGCTAAAGCTTCATCAGCTTCTTTAGCTTTTTTTCTTGCGTCTTCTTCATTTAATGTAATTACTGCATTTATCTTAGGGTTATGTTCTGCAATACGCTTAAAATGAATGTCTAAAGCTTCGCTTGAAGAAGTTTCACGCGCCAAAATAGCTTTTGCTATTTGAGTTGCAGATTTGTAATATAATTTATCCATTAAGCATACTTTCTTAAGTTTTAATTAACCCCATCCAAATCTGTCCAATCAGCAACATAACGACTAGATTTTTCAACTTTAGCAGCAGAATAAATATTATGTTCACTACGAGAAATTTTCTTTTGAGCATATAAGCCTTCTAAGAAAAATTCTGCCGCAGAAACAATTAAACTAGCATGATTTGTTTCTATAGATTTAGTAGTTCTAATTATTTGAAATAGCCCATTAATTGATTTAATAGCCAGTAGGTATTCATCATCTGTACTAGTATCAGAAGCTTTAATTGTTCCACCTAAGTTAAACCAATCAACTATTGAAGTAAAATTTGCTTTACTAAAATAGCGCATAAAGGTTTTACCCACAGCACGTTTAATTAAATCTTGAGCAATTTTACTAGCTCCAAGTTGTTCGCCTTCGTACTCTAATTCTAATTTTCCAGTAATTGTTGGTAAAGATGCGTAAACATCGCTAATACGTGGGACTATTAAATCACCTTTATTAATTAATTTTCTACGTTCAGCATTACTAACAACGCTTTCTAAAGTGCTAATAGGCAAGCGTTGACTAACACCAGAACGTTTATCAATTCGAGTGTCTTCACGGGCAACAAAAGCAATTTGTTCAACTATTTCTAAAATATAATGAGGAATTTTTATTTCATTATTACTGAATCGATTAGTCCAAGCTTCTTGAGTAGTAATAGCAATACCTTCGTCTACATTACTTGGATAATGAGTATGAATTTCTGCTCCAATACGGTCTTTTAATGGGGTAATGATTTTGCCACGAGCGGTATAATCTTCTGGATTAGCAGAAAAAACTAAGGCTATGTCTAAGGGCAGGCGAATAGGATAACCTTTAATTTGGATATCGCCTTCCTGCATTATATTAAATAACCCTACTTGAATTTTGCCTGCTAGGTCAGGAAGTTCATTTATAGCAAAAATTCCACGATTAGCACGAGGTAATAGCCCATAATGAATTGTCAGTTCATCAGAAAGTAAATAACCACTACGAGCCGCTTTTATTGGGTCAACATCCCCAATAATGTCGGCAATGGTGACATCAGGGGTTGCAAGTTTTTCAACATAGCGTCGATCGGGCGTTATAAAACTAATAGGTAAATTGTCACCTAGTTCATTTACTAAATTGCGACAAACACGACATATAGGAGCATAAGGATTATCATTAATTTCACAACCTGAAACAACAGGCAAATATTCATCTAAAAGACTTGTTAAACTACGTAAAATACGGCTTTTAGCCTGACCTCTTAAACCAAGTAAAATAAAATTATGGCGAGATAAAATAGCATTTGTTATTTGTGGTGTTACGCTATCTTCATAACCAACAACACCAGAAAAAATCCTTTCTCCCCTGGAAAGTTTATTAATTAAATTTTCTCTTAATTCAGTTTTAATTGTTCTATATAAATGTTTTTCTTTGCTATATTCGCTGTTTTTTAAGTCTTTAAGCGTGCTAGGTTGTGACATAAATTCACCTTAAGATAAATAAAATTTGTGGGATAAATAAAAAAGGCGACCCTGAATGGATCGCCTGATATTCTAACATAATAGATTTTTTTCCTTAAGCAGTAGCAGGATTATCACCCGCAACAGGAGAAATAATTGGCCGTAGAACAGATGGTTTTTGTTGTTCTGGCTTATCATCTTTATCCTTGCTAAGAGAAACAGAGCTATCATCTAAAGGTAGCCCTGCAATCACTCTACGAATTTGAATTGCATCTAAGGATTCATGCTCTAGTAAAGCTTCTGCAAGTCTTACTAAAGCATCTTTATTTTCAACAATAATTTGTTTAGCGCGGTTATATTGCTCTAGGATGATGCGTTTAACTTCTTGGTCAATTCTTATAGCAGTTTCTTCGCTATAATCTTGATGTCTGGAAATATCGCGGCCTAAAAAGATTTGCTCTTCTTTTTTACCAAAAGTTAGTGGCCCAAGTTCTGACATACCAAATTCACAAACCATCTTGCGGGCTAGTTCTGTTGCTCTTTCAATATCATTAGACGCGCCTGTTGTACTGTGATTTAAGAACACTTCCTCAGCAATACGCCCACCCATTAGAATTGCTACTTGACCTTCAATATATTCTCTAGTATGAGTGTAGCGGTCAGCTTCGGGTAGTTGTTGAGTTAAACCTAAAGCCATACCACGAGGAATAATTGTTACTTTATGAACTGGATCTGCATTAGGTACTTTTACACCTACTAATGCATGTCCTGCTTCATGATAAGCAGTGTTACGTTTTT contains these protein-coding regions:
- a CDS encoding ABC transporter permease subunit: MSTILVIAQNTFRESVRDKVLYNLLIFAVLLVISSLLIGELSLNQENLIIPRMGLSVMLFFGGLISIFIGTGLVYKEIDKRTIYAMLAKPIGRSEFILGKFLGLSLTLLLNCTIMLTGILLSFTLLNYINDNGILIAWTIIPAGYLIYLELLLIVAISLLFSSFSSPTLAIIFSIILYLIGSLNQDLKLFAETIPSVTAKYIALFFYYILPNFSNFNYISFVSHGGKIPIKDLLAVTTYTIIYTAILLLATITIFQKRNFK
- a CDS encoding FadR family transcriptional regulator; translation: METTNFFPMVKRKVSDEIFLMLQEKIFLGVLKAGEKLPPERELSRQLGVTRVPLREALKRLQAMKLVEVDMEMEFIF
- a CDS encoding FadR family transcriptional regulator → MSVIQSGLPLEKKLVQSVLEFRLIVVPELFRLAAKNATEESIKKLEVIVEQEKLSCNDRDKLMELDFEFHTEVARASGNVFAQLLYNSLRPVYLTLSKKFFQTIPDLKQVPIQAESVVASLKNRDADKLARDTRYFLELVNDFMLANL
- a CDS encoding winged helix-turn-helix domain-containing protein: MSYREAALEILRKERRPMTAKEIIAAATTNGLLIVGGLTPDASLAGRLYTDIQRNGKKSLFIQVGPRKYALREWNDETAKVVEQPSRLKVILMKISINNLCEKFYNSIMALAEDLRANFIHELLAGMRAAGANVTNHLLLLGVHSGRAESASASDIALLLRYYRINQPAIFDAAINIMEKFPEVAMSLDETEDKSAANALRNSRRGSGSLTRQKL
- a CDS encoding DUF1015 domain-containing protein, translating into MVMVRPFQALQPTTERVIEVAAVPYDVVNSEEARLLAAGNPWSLLHVSRPEIDLPVDTDLYSDEVYQKGLENFQRLQQEVPLTLEESPMLYVYRLKMGEHTQIGVVGCCPVDEYDNDIIKKHEKTRKDKEDDRTRHIITLRAQTGPVFLTYRGQIEINQIVEEVIATKPYFDFVASDSISHTIWKVSDTEKLAKAFEAVPLSYIADGHHRAASASRARASLKAENPNHTGTEEYNYFLAVMFPSDQLRILPYNRVVKDLNNHSETDFVAAIEKDFVVTENAPASPVNKGEFSMYLNKKWYGLSPKEKTSSQNVIDSLDVSILQNNLLAPILNIQDPRTDKRIDFVGGIRGTEELEKLVDSGKVQVAFSLYPTTLDDLMNIADANEIMPPKSTWFEPKLRSGMLIHLI
- a CDS encoding PH domain-containing protein codes for the protein MNNLEILPESNKLESQPVQAKFNPLIRPYLVITIGFAIASTIVGLPFALIWFLGLGQWWARHYFDRLECQLGNKTLRYRKGILFQVEKTIPLENIQDVTFIEGPLLRHFHLSILKFETAGNSAGQANMDLTGIINAHEFRNKILEARDTLKLKSRNAIQLPETTNTDISNNQLATLQSIERHLGDIVELLKERRKE
- a CDS encoding amidase; this translates as MDKLYYKSATQIAKAILARETSSSEALDIHFKRIAEHNPKINAVITLNEEDARKKAKEADEALAKGKVWGPLHGVPFTAKDTFITANLKTCFSNPLYKNYVPKEDATLVAKLKQAGAILMGKTNAPDFAFDWQSNSALFGRTSNPYHLDHIVGGSSGGSAAALASGFTPICLGSDIGGSLRVPAHCCGITTIRPTEHALSDFGHLLFPDQPKVGRSMVTCGPMTRNIEDLKLAISIVWDKDTNNWLVPPVELKNQPSITTLKGLKVAYNLKLGTVCQETKKLFQQFLDLLTKEGCKVEEAQPKDFDLEQIQEVWGIICGASDILASLPITALKFLPKLWLRYKFPNTRFLKSLIKGINSSNRKLMYALQARDKFIQTADEFFTTYDVWLTPVGTSSAFKHCKTGSQIPVDSRQIPYTDFFAPFNCPTTVLANPIAVIPIGVSPLGLPIGVQIHARRWQDWRLLEIAGLMENLTGGFKPPKL
- a CDS encoding magnesium chelatase; this encodes MSQPSTLKDLKNSEYSKEKHLYRTIKTELRENLINKLSRGERIFSGVVGYEDSVTPQITNAILSRHNFILLGLRGQAKSRILRSLTSLLDEYLPVVSGCEINDNPYAPICRVCRNLVNELGDNLPISFITPDRRYVEKLATPDVTIADIIGDVDPIKAARSGYLLSDELTIHYGLLPRANRGIFAINELPDLAGKIQVGLFNIMQEGDIQIKGYPIRLPLDIALVFSANPEDYTARGKIITPLKDRIGAEIHTHYPSNVDEGIAITTQEAWTNRFSNNEIKIPHYILEIVEQIAFVAREDTRIDKRSGVSQRLPISTLESVVSNAERRKLINKGDLIVPRISDVYASLPTITGKLELEYEGEQLGASKIAQDLIKRAVGKTFMRYFSKANFTSIVDWFNLGGTIKASDTSTDDEYLLAIKSINGLFQIIRTTKSIETNHASLIVSAAEFFLEGLYAQKKISRSEHNIYSAAKVEKSSRYVADWTDLDGVN